In Hydrogenovibrio thermophilus, the following are encoded in one genomic region:
- a CDS encoding substrate-binding periplasmic protein, with protein MRAEAKQPQTSLSFGLILTCLMVILPTYAFSDTLRIATDEWCPYDCIPSQNQGKVGYLGDLMEEALKARGHEVEFVEVSYYRGLQLIREGKLDGTMACFREEAPDFVFPDFPLGKSNSTFFSQKDASWRYTGTDSLKQAKMIGIIKGYDYVDPTVMDYINQNPENVLAITGEKPLERLIEMLINGRLTAIIEDKIVLEYKAKQMGKSDQLKVSGTTSAVIDVYSSFSPKNPKSAEYAKILSEETLKMRKSGRLQELLERYGIQDWQAQ; from the coding sequence ATGCGTGCGGAAGCCAAGCAACCCCAAACCTCTCTGAGCTTCGGCTTGATATTGACCTGTCTTATGGTCATTCTCCCCACTTATGCGTTTTCGGATACCCTTCGCATCGCGACCGATGAATGGTGCCCTTACGACTGCATTCCCAGTCAAAACCAAGGCAAGGTCGGTTATTTGGGCGATTTGATGGAGGAGGCACTGAAAGCGAGAGGGCATGAGGTGGAGTTTGTCGAGGTTTCTTATTACCGAGGTTTGCAACTGATTAGAGAAGGCAAGCTGGACGGCACCATGGCCTGCTTCCGAGAAGAAGCGCCGGATTTCGTGTTTCCCGATTTTCCGTTAGGGAAAAGCAACAGCACCTTTTTCAGTCAGAAAGACGCGTCCTGGCGCTATACCGGAACCGACTCGCTCAAGCAAGCGAAAATGATCGGCATCATCAAAGGGTACGATTATGTGGATCCGACGGTGATGGACTACATTAATCAAAATCCGGAAAATGTTCTGGCCATTACCGGCGAAAAGCCTCTGGAAAGATTAATTGAAATGCTCATCAATGGCCGTTTGACCGCCATCATTGAAGACAAAATCGTTTTGGAATATAAGGCCAAACAAATGGGTAAATCCGATCAGTTGAAAGTGTCCGGCACCACCAGCGCCGTGATTGACGTTTACAGCAGTTTCTCGCCTAAAAATCCCAAGTCCGCGGAATACGCCAAAATCCTTTCGGAAGAAACGCTGAAAATGCGAAAAAGCGGCCGTTTACAAGAATTGCTGGAACGTTACGGCATTCAAGATTGGCAAGCACAATAA
- the rpoD gene encoding RNA polymerase sigma factor RpoD, whose protein sequence is MTRVERKQQLIDLIERAKDLGYLTFSDVNDVLPDDIEEDQLGQVLTILRDFGIQLFESAPDSDELLTKEGETFDDAAAEAAILALAEVDAEFGRTTDPVRMYMREMGSVELLTRQGEVEIAKRIEYGIRDMLEAMAKYPVVATDLLNSFSRIDEGEGKTADLIQGFVRPSDLVDIPIEELSPDNDSGEPKEDGINQEELDEFLKNLDKLNTETLKMEAEKGYSDPKSVKQRAKVVELLATVKLSPVFVNRTIKTIKMKIAGIREQERNIVNAAMRQAGVPRPSFLKLFVGSETDYELIDRLKEAHSDKADALEAVRSEVKRAQKRLAMIEKSEKMPINEFKTIYKDLSKAESQARVAKREMIEANLRLVISIAKKYTNRGLQFLDLIQEGNIGLMKAVEKFEYRRGYKFSTYATWWIRQAITRSIADQARTIRIPVHMIETINKLNRIQRQLLQKMGREPTPEELAEEMEMPEDKVRKVMKIAKEPISMETPVGDDEDSSLGDFIEDSNILSPQDSADLEGMGETVREMLSTLTPREAKVLRMRFGLGMNTDHTLEEVGKQFDVTRERIRQIEAKALRKLRHPSRAERLKSFLD, encoded by the coding sequence ATGACAAGAGTAGAAAGAAAGCAGCAGTTAATTGACTTGATTGAAAGAGCCAAGGATCTGGGTTACTTGACGTTTTCCGACGTGAACGATGTTCTGCCGGATGATATCGAGGAAGATCAGCTTGGACAAGTATTAACGATTCTAAGGGATTTCGGGATTCAATTGTTCGAATCCGCGCCGGACTCCGACGAACTTTTGACCAAAGAAGGTGAAACCTTCGACGATGCCGCCGCTGAGGCCGCGATTTTGGCACTGGCGGAAGTCGATGCCGAATTCGGTCGTACCACCGATCCGGTGCGTATGTACATGCGCGAAATGGGGTCGGTCGAACTGTTGACGCGTCAGGGCGAGGTTGAGATTGCCAAGCGTATCGAATACGGCATCCGCGACATGCTGGAAGCCATGGCGAAATACCCGGTGGTCGCGACCGATTTGTTGAACTCTTTCTCTCGCATCGACGAAGGGGAAGGGAAAACCGCCGACTTGATTCAAGGGTTTGTACGTCCGTCAGACCTGGTCGATATTCCGATTGAAGAATTGTCGCCGGATAATGATTCCGGTGAGCCGAAAGAAGACGGTATCAATCAGGAAGAGCTGGACGAGTTCTTGAAAAATCTCGACAAGCTGAATACCGAAACGTTAAAGATGGAAGCCGAAAAAGGCTATTCCGATCCGAAGTCGGTCAAGCAGCGTGCGAAAGTCGTTGAATTGTTGGCGACGGTCAAATTGTCGCCGGTGTTCGTCAACCGTACGATCAAGACCATCAAAATGAAAATCGCCGGTATTCGCGAGCAGGAGCGTAACATCGTGAATGCGGCGATGCGTCAAGCCGGTGTGCCGCGTCCTAGCTTCTTGAAACTGTTCGTCGGTTCCGAAACCGATTACGAATTGATTGATCGTTTGAAAGAAGCGCATTCGGATAAAGCCGATGCGTTGGAAGCGGTGCGTTCCGAAGTGAAGCGCGCGCAAAAGCGTTTGGCGATGATTGAAAAATCGGAAAAAATGCCGATCAACGAATTCAAAACCATCTACAAGGATTTGAGCAAGGCCGAGAGTCAGGCGCGTGTTGCCAAGCGTGAAATGATTGAGGCCAACCTGCGTCTGGTTATTTCCATCGCCAAAAAATACACCAACCGTGGCCTGCAATTCCTGGACTTGATTCAGGAAGGCAACATCGGCCTGATGAAAGCGGTGGAAAAGTTCGAATATCGTCGTGGTTACAAGTTTTCCACTTACGCGACTTGGTGGATTCGTCAGGCCATCACCCGTTCGATTGCCGACCAGGCGCGTACCATCCGTATTCCGGTGCACATGATTGAAACCATCAACAAGCTGAACCGAATCCAGCGTCAGTTGTTGCAAAAAATGGGGCGTGAACCGACGCCGGAAGAACTGGCCGAAGAAATGGAAATGCCGGAAGACAAGGTTCGCAAAGTGATGAAAATCGCCAAAGAACCTATTTCCATGGAAACCCCGGTCGGTGACGATGAAGATTCCTCATTGGGCGACTTTATCGAAGATTCCAATATCCTGTCTCCGCAGGATTCCGCCGATTTGGAAGGCATGGGCGAAACCGTTCGTGAAATGCTCAGCACCTTGACGCCGCGCGAAGCTAAAGTGTTGCGTATGCGTTTCGGTTTGGGCATGAACACCGACCACACGTTGGAAGAGGTTGGTAAACAGTTTGACGTAACGCGTGAGCGTATCCGTCAAATCGAAGCCAAAGCCCTGCGCAAACTGCGTCATCCAAGTCGTGCCGAGCGTTTGAAAAGCTTTTTGGACTGA
- the dnaG gene encoding DNA primase yields the protein MVGKSPKGSIPRSFIEDLLARADIVQVINQRVPLKKAGSTYKACCPFHDEKTPSFNVNPQKQFYHCFGCGASGDAIKFLTEYDGLTFVEAVETLAAMNGMEVPREKLTPKEAKQQQASRDLYDVMHAVTKFYRQQLKNHPASEEAKQYLKQRGLTSEIAKTFVIGFAPPGWDSLVSGLKADATLKQQLVETGMLVQKDDGKTYDRFRHRIMFPIRDGRGRVVAFGGRVLTPEDQPKYLNSPETPIFHKTYTLYGLYEMRQSRENPDHILVVEGYMDVVALAQFGIRNAVATLGTAITAEHLDILFRQVNEVVFCFDGDEAGKKAAWKALELALPNMVGTRSVRFLFLDQGEDPDSTVRKEGVDGFKARVKQSMTLSDFLFKGLIGRLGLPLSSAEGQQQLIALAKPYIVSAPDAMPDLLTKILSDYVEMPVWRLGQVMGIRVSSTAKKAPKQPEKPVNLKATSVVLKLIRLLLARPSWGGVFSEALIADLKRSDNAEYRFLAQLVQVLQANNYVPEAVTAWLGEAPRERVLKQVHGIEIQNDDTFIENEFKAIVLRIGTELQKERDRKALTEKLMGKND from the coding sequence GTGGTTGGAAAGTCGCCTAAGGGCAGTATCCCGCGTTCCTTTATCGAAGACCTGCTGGCTCGGGCGGACATCGTACAGGTGATTAATCAACGGGTGCCGTTGAAGAAAGCCGGTAGCACCTACAAAGCCTGTTGCCCGTTCCACGACGAAAAAACACCGTCCTTTAACGTGAATCCGCAAAAGCAGTTTTATCATTGCTTTGGTTGTGGGGCCAGTGGCGATGCCATCAAGTTTCTGACGGAATACGACGGTTTGACATTTGTTGAAGCAGTGGAAACGTTGGCCGCGATGAACGGCATGGAAGTGCCGCGCGAGAAGTTGACTCCGAAAGAAGCCAAGCAACAACAGGCCTCGCGGGATTTATACGACGTGATGCACGCCGTGACCAAGTTCTACCGCCAGCAATTGAAGAATCACCCCGCCTCTGAGGAAGCCAAGCAATATCTTAAGCAACGCGGCCTGACCTCCGAAATCGCCAAAACCTTTGTCATCGGTTTTGCGCCGCCGGGTTGGGACAGTCTGGTGTCCGGCTTGAAAGCCGACGCGACGTTGAAACAGCAGCTGGTGGAAACCGGTATGCTGGTGCAAAAAGACGACGGTAAGACCTACGATCGTTTTCGGCACCGTATCATGTTCCCGATTCGGGACGGCCGGGGCCGGGTTGTGGCGTTCGGCGGACGGGTTTTGACGCCGGAAGATCAGCCTAAGTACTTGAATTCGCCGGAAACGCCCATATTCCATAAGACATACACCTTGTATGGCCTGTATGAAATGCGCCAGTCGCGTGAGAACCCCGACCATATTCTGGTGGTGGAAGGTTATATGGACGTGGTGGCACTGGCGCAGTTCGGCATTCGCAATGCGGTGGCGACATTGGGAACGGCGATCACGGCGGAACATTTGGATATTCTGTTTCGCCAAGTGAACGAAGTGGTGTTCTGTTTTGACGGCGACGAAGCGGGCAAGAAAGCCGCCTGGAAGGCCTTGGAGCTGGCCTTGCCGAATATGGTCGGTACCCGCTCGGTGCGGTTTTTGTTTTTGGATCAGGGCGAAGACCCGGATTCCACCGTTCGCAAAGAGGGCGTGGACGGCTTCAAGGCACGGGTCAAGCAGTCCATGACCTTGTCCGATTTCCTGTTTAAAGGCTTGATCGGGCGGCTCGGCTTGCCGTTGTCGAGCGCTGAAGGGCAACAACAATTGATCGCATTGGCCAAACCATATATTGTGTCGGCACCGGACGCGATGCCGGATTTGCTGACCAAAATCCTATCGGATTATGTGGAAATGCCGGTATGGCGTCTGGGGCAGGTGATGGGGATACGGGTGTCGTCCACGGCAAAGAAAGCGCCTAAGCAACCCGAAAAACCGGTGAATTTGAAAGCCACCAGTGTGGTGTTGAAGCTGATTCGCCTGTTACTGGCAAGGCCGTCGTGGGGCGGCGTGTTTTCCGAAGCTTTGATTGCGGATTTGAAGCGCTCCGATAATGCCGAATACCGCTTTTTGGCGCAATTGGTACAGGTATTGCAGGCCAATAATTATGTGCCGGAAGCCGTCACAGCCTGGTTGGGTGAAGCCCCGCGTGAACGGGTGTTGAAACAGGTTCACGGCATTGAAATACAAAACGACGATACGTTTATCGAAAATGAATTTAAAGCCATCGTGCTGAGAATTGGAACCGAGCTGCAGAAAGAGCGCGACAGAAAGGCCCTAACGGAAAAGTTAATGGGCAAAAACGATTGA
- a CDS encoding GatB/YqeY domain-containing protein, translating to MSELKATLTSAMKEAMKAKEKERLAVIRSMLAAIKQVEVDKQTTLEDDADVLPILDKMLKQRRDSHQQYLDADRPELAEQEAYEMTVIQDFLPQALTEAEIAQMIDEAVAEVSASSMQDMGKVMGLLKPKMQGRADMAEVSKLIKSKLG from the coding sequence ATGTCAGAATTAAAAGCAACACTGACTTCCGCGATGAAGGAAGCCATGAAGGCGAAGGAAAAAGAGCGCCTGGCGGTGATCCGCTCCATGCTCGCGGCCATCAAACAAGTGGAAGTGGACAAACAAACCACCCTTGAAGACGATGCCGACGTACTGCCGATCTTGGATAAGATGTTGAAGCAGAGACGCGACTCCCACCAACAGTATTTGGATGCGGACAGACCGGAATTGGCCGAGCAGGAAGCGTATGAGATGACCGTTATCCAGGACTTTCTGCCGCAAGCCTTGACGGAAGCGGAAATCGCTCAGATGATTGATGAGGCGGTTGCGGAAGTGTCAGCCAGCTCCATGCAAGACATGGGGAAGGTCATGGGGCTGTTGAAGCCGAAAATGCAAGGCCGTGCCGATATGGCTGAAGTGAGCAAGTTGATTAAGTCTAAGCTCGGCTAA
- the rpsU gene encoding 30S ribosomal protein S21: MPSVKVRDTEPFDVALRRFKRACEKAGVLTESRKREFYEKPTWARKRMKAAAAKRLAKRLSRENRRTTRMY, from the coding sequence ATGCCAAGCGTAAAAGTAAGAGATACCGAACCATTTGACGTAGCCCTACGTCGTTTCAAGCGTGCTTGCGAAAAAGCCGGTGTATTGACCGAGTCTCGTAAGCGTGAGTTCTATGAGAAGCCTACTTGGGCCAGAAAACGTATGAAAGCCGCTGCTGCTAAGCGTCTTGCCAAGCGTTTGTCTCGTGAGAACCGTCGTACAACTCGTATGTACTAA
- the tsaD gene encoding tRNA (adenosine(37)-N6)-threonylcarbamoyltransferase complex transferase subunit TsaD, whose translation MHTTDINAPSLTLGIETSCDETGIALYHSEKGLLAHSLYSQVKLHAEYGGVVPELASRDHVRKILPLVRETLDKAQTQPSDITGIAYTRGPGLMGALLSGAAVARSLAFAWQLPAVGVHHMEGHLLAPMLEDTQPEFPFICLLVSGGHSMIIRVDGIGRYRLLGDTLDDAAGEAFDKTAKMLGLGYPGGPEVSKRALQGVSDRYKFPRPMVDRPGLDMSFSGLKTYTLNTWLKAKDENDATEQTQADICRAFEMAVADTLRIKCKRALEQEGLNRLVVSGGVSANREIREQLTALMDKRRGEVFFPRLEFCTDNGAMIAYAGSKRLAAGQSDDLNFACQPRWDLESLTPIDDSVV comes from the coding sequence ATGCACACAACCGACATCAACGCGCCGTCCTTGACACTGGGCATTGAAACCTCCTGCGACGAGACGGGCATCGCCCTCTACCATTCGGAAAAAGGTTTGTTGGCGCATTCCTTATACAGCCAAGTGAAACTGCATGCCGAATACGGCGGCGTGGTGCCGGAACTGGCGTCCCGCGACCATGTCCGCAAAATCCTTCCTTTGGTTCGTGAAACACTCGATAAAGCTCAAACCCAGCCATCGGACATCACCGGCATTGCTTATACTCGTGGCCCCGGTTTAATGGGCGCGTTACTCTCCGGTGCCGCGGTGGCGCGCAGCCTGGCTTTTGCCTGGCAACTTCCCGCCGTCGGCGTCCACCATATGGAAGGCCATTTGCTCGCCCCCATGCTGGAAGACACCCAACCCGAATTTCCCTTTATTTGTTTATTGGTCTCTGGCGGTCACAGCATGATTATCCGCGTGGACGGCATTGGTCGTTACCGCTTACTGGGCGACACGCTCGACGACGCCGCCGGTGAAGCTTTCGACAAAACCGCCAAAATGCTCGGCCTGGGCTACCCGGGCGGCCCAGAAGTTTCAAAGCGCGCCTTGCAAGGGGTTTCGGATCGCTACAAGTTTCCACGTCCGATGGTGGACCGCCCCGGTCTCGACATGAGTTTCAGCGGTTTGAAAACCTATACGCTCAATACCTGGCTGAAAGCGAAAGACGAAAACGACGCCACCGAACAGACCCAAGCCGATATTTGCCGTGCCTTCGAAATGGCGGTGGCCGATACCTTGCGCATCAAATGCAAGCGCGCTTTGGAACAGGAAGGGTTGAATCGTTTGGTCGTGTCGGGCGGTGTCAGCGCCAACCGGGAAATTCGCGAACAACTGACGGCGTTGATGGACAAACGCCGCGGCGAAGTCTTCTTTCCCCGTTTAGAGTTCTGCACCGACAACGGCGCCATGATTGCTTATGCCGGGTCGAAACGTTTGGCAGCCGGGCAATCCGACGATTTGAATTTCGCCTGCCAACCGCGCTGGGACTTGGAGTCCCTCACGCCAATCGACGATTCAGTCGTTTGA
- the plsY gene encoding glycerol-3-phosphate 1-O-acyltransferase PlsY: MQWLALLAAYGLGSISSAIIVCRLMGLGDPRQDGSGNPGATNVKRLYGSKPAAVTLLGDILKGFVPVVLANYAGWSPLLVILIGFASFIGHLYPVFFGFRGGKGVATMLGVMFGLSFPIGIAVAGTWLFVAKVLKISSLSALIATALAPMYIYFLSDAEMSWVGVTTLMTLILFWRHRSNIQRLLKGEEDLIKKKPKAD; this comes from the coding sequence ATGCAATGGTTGGCGCTTTTGGCGGCTTATGGTCTGGGCTCGATTTCCTCGGCGATTATCGTTTGCCGGTTGATGGGGTTGGGCGACCCGCGCCAAGACGGTTCCGGCAACCCGGGGGCGACCAACGTCAAACGCCTGTATGGTTCCAAACCGGCGGCGGTGACGCTGTTGGGCGATATTCTGAAAGGCTTTGTGCCGGTGGTGCTGGCCAACTATGCCGGTTGGTCACCGTTGTTGGTGATCCTAATCGGTTTCGCGAGTTTCATCGGGCATTTGTATCCGGTGTTTTTCGGTTTCCGAGGTGGAAAAGGCGTGGCCACCATGTTGGGGGTGATGTTCGGATTGTCCTTCCCGATCGGAATTGCCGTGGCGGGAACCTGGTTGTTTGTCGCTAAGGTGTTGAAAATTTCATCTTTATCGGCTTTGATTGCCACTGCGCTGGCGCCGATGTATATCTATTTTCTGTCCGATGCGGAAATGAGTTGGGTGGGCGTGACGACCTTGATGACGTTGATTCTGTTCTGGCGCCACCGCAGTAATATCCAACGCCTGCTCAAAGGCGAAGAAGACCTGATTAAAAAGAAACCGAAAGCGGATTGA
- the folB gene encoding dihydroneopterin aldolase, whose translation MAQDTIFIQGLKTQAVIGVYDWEKQFKQPLIFDLSLATDLRAAAQSDRLADTVNYKAISDEIIELVAASRFELIESLAEAVCQHIFDHHAGVSAIELTLHKPNAVIETDSVGLKIHRQR comes from the coding sequence ATGGCACAAGACACCATCTTTATACAGGGGTTAAAAACCCAGGCCGTCATCGGCGTGTACGACTGGGAAAAACAGTTCAAGCAACCTTTGATTTTCGATTTATCACTCGCCACCGACCTGCGTGCCGCAGCGCAATCCGACCGGTTGGCGGACACCGTCAATTACAAAGCCATCAGCGATGAAATCATCGAGTTGGTCGCCGCCAGCCGTTTTGAATTGATTGAATCGCTGGCCGAAGCCGTTTGCCAACATATTTTCGACCATCACGCCGGCGTATCGGCCATTGAACTGACGTTGCACAAACCCAATGCCGTCATCGAAACCGATTCCGTCGGACTGAAAATCCACCGTCAGCGCTGA
- a CDS encoding FliG C-terminal domain-containing protein — protein MDITAKRDHDGQYILEMGPVFFELPLESLELLHKLVGERLGNHATADMDGLNKKLNAYRALASKLVSMDDRVLQKLVTQLTPEQLVTMVRLADGERLFHKVIRNLSRQNGQQFQQDYHDLNKITVHQASLYMEQAVPMIRQAAQEQKALMGQS, from the coding sequence ATGGATATTACCGCCAAACGTGATCACGACGGTCAATACATACTGGAAATGGGGCCGGTGTTTTTCGAGTTGCCGCTGGAGTCGCTGGAACTGTTGCATAAGCTGGTCGGTGAGCGGCTGGGTAATCACGCCACGGCCGATATGGACGGTTTGAATAAAAAATTGAATGCTTACCGTGCGCTGGCGAGTAAGTTGGTGTCGATGGACGATCGCGTGTTGCAAAAACTGGTAACACAACTGACACCGGAACAATTGGTGACGATGGTACGTTTGGCGGACGGTGAACGTCTGTTCCATAAGGTGATTCGTAACCTGTCGCGCCAGAACGGACAACAATTTCAGCAGGATTACCATGATTTGAACAAGATTACCGTGCACCAGGCGTCGTTGTATATGGAACAGGCGGTGCCGATGATTCGCCAGGCCGCTCAGGAGCAGAAGGCATTGATGGGGCAGAGCTGA
- a CDS encoding FliG C-terminal domain-containing protein: protein MKLGIKKVHENEWLVHIGYASIRLDRFSVELLNITLEHLVALEHGQTHSTLTSYIKLGCRIRELDDAGVQLLVRGVDNQDLLKLMLVAQDETLNEVVLRNVGGILAKQLNADMANPAPPNNDEAKAAIKRVVEKMFELECQGKIEFFDKNTQYI, encoded by the coding sequence ATGAAGTTAGGGATTAAAAAAGTCCATGAAAACGAGTGGTTGGTGCATATCGGTTACGCGTCGATTCGGCTGGACCGTTTTTCGGTAGAACTGCTGAACATCACCCTGGAGCATTTGGTGGCGCTGGAGCACGGCCAAACCCACTCGACCCTGACAAGTTACATTAAGCTGGGGTGTCGTATCCGGGAACTGGACGACGCCGGGGTGCAATTGTTGGTACGCGGCGTGGATAACCAGGATTTATTGAAATTGATGCTGGTTGCTCAGGACGAGACGTTGAACGAGGTGGTGTTGCGCAATGTCGGCGGCATCCTCGCCAAGCAATTGAATGCGGATATGGCCAATCCGGCACCACCGAATAACGATGAAGCCAAAGCCGCCATCAAACGGGTGGTCGAAAAGATGTTCGAATTGGAATGTCAGGGCAAAATCGAGTTTTTTGACAAGAATACGCAATACATTTAG
- a CDS encoding class I SAM-dependent methyltransferase, with the protein MKPTHQLPTPPPENQARSDALAQKIRQALKRHGSLSFAHFMQMALYTPGLGYYSSGLPKIGAQGDFITAPEISPIFSRCLARQAAQVLTSLEHPNVIEFGAGKGTMAKDILLELDALQQPVEHYFIVELSADLRARQEDTLKTLPDALFEKVVWLDQLPKKPMEGVIIANEVLDAMPVEKLRLEADQSLRGYVTYNESKQRFEWEYHPVTDPTLQKAANGILSQIGHPPSQGYETEINLNIQPWLQSISDFLTHGALLLVDYGYTRREYYQPARRMGTLRCHYQHRAHSDPFFYPGLQDITAHVDFTAVAESAFDAGFKVAGFTTQAHFLMGSGLLEMSGDPEMDITESLKIAQQIKTLTLPDEMGESFKVIALTKGCDLSLMGFKLRDLRHQL; encoded by the coding sequence ATGAAACCGACACACCAGCTTCCAACCCCGCCACCCGAGAATCAAGCCCGTAGCGATGCCCTGGCCCAGAAAATCCGCCAAGCGTTGAAGCGCCACGGTTCTCTGTCATTCGCCCACTTCATGCAAATGGCGCTGTATACGCCAGGCCTGGGCTATTATTCCAGTGGGCTGCCGAAAATCGGCGCGCAAGGTGACTTCATCACCGCACCGGAAATTTCACCGATTTTTTCACGCTGCCTGGCCCGCCAAGCGGCGCAGGTGTTAACGTCATTGGAACACCCCAACGTCATCGAATTCGGTGCCGGGAAAGGCACCATGGCCAAAGACATCCTGCTAGAACTGGACGCCTTGCAACAACCGGTCGAGCACTACTTCATCGTCGAACTCAGCGCCGATTTGCGCGCCCGGCAAGAAGACACCCTGAAAACCTTGCCGGATGCGCTGTTCGAAAAGGTCGTCTGGTTAGACCAGTTGCCGAAAAAACCGATGGAAGGCGTCATCATCGCCAACGAGGTGCTGGATGCCATGCCGGTGGAAAAACTGCGCCTGGAAGCCGACCAAAGCCTGCGCGGCTATGTCACCTACAACGAGAGCAAACAGCGCTTCGAATGGGAATATCACCCGGTGACCGACCCGACACTGCAAAAAGCGGCCAACGGCATTCTCAGCCAGATAGGCCATCCGCCGTCGCAAGGCTATGAAACCGAAATCAACCTCAACATTCAGCCGTGGTTGCAATCCATTTCCGACTTTTTGACCCACGGCGCCTTACTGTTGGTGGACTACGGCTACACCCGACGAGAATACTACCAACCGGCTCGCCGCATGGGCACTTTGCGCTGCCATTACCAGCACCGCGCCCACAGCGACCCCTTCTTTTACCCAGGCCTGCAGGACATCACCGCTCACGTCGATTTCACCGCCGTGGCGGAGTCCGCTTTCGACGCCGGTTTCAAGGTAGCCGGCTTCACCACCCAAGCGCATTTCTTGATGGGCAGCGGTTTGCTGGAAATGTCGGGCGACCCGGAAATGGACATCACCGAATCATTGAAAATCGCCCAGCAAATCAAAACCCTGACCCTGCCGGACGAAATGGGCGAAAGCTTCAAAGTCATCGCCCTCACCAAAGGCTGTGACCTATCGCTGATGGGCTTTAAGCTCCGCGATTTAAGACACCAACTCTAA
- a CDS encoding undecaprenyl-diphosphate phosphatase produces the protein MEQTLDWIQITFLAIIQGLTEFLPISSSGHLILIPQLFGWQDQGLAFDVAVHIGTLSAVLLYFRQDVWLMTRDWTTSLVTRQPTSNSRLAWWVIFATLPAVIFGFIINNGLEEALRDPLIIAATTIGFGALLWWSDVKGKRIRDEHSLSFKDILIIGFAQALALIPGTSRSGITITAALMVGLTREAAARFSFLLSIPIILGAGLLKLKDLLDSAHHVQWDAMIGGVILSGLTAYAVIALFLKWINSIGMAPFAWYRFILGAVLIALFI, from the coding sequence ATGGAACAAACACTGGACTGGATTCAAATCACCTTTCTCGCCATCATTCAGGGCTTGACCGAATTCCTGCCGATTTCCAGCTCCGGCCATTTGATTCTCATCCCTCAGCTGTTCGGCTGGCAAGACCAAGGCTTAGCGTTCGACGTGGCGGTTCACATCGGCACTTTATCCGCCGTGTTGCTGTATTTCCGTCAGGACGTCTGGCTCATGACTCGTGACTGGACCACCTCGCTGGTCACCCGTCAGCCCACCAGCAATAGCCGCCTGGCCTGGTGGGTGATTTTCGCCACCTTGCCGGCGGTGATTTTCGGTTTCATCATCAACAACGGTTTGGAAGAAGCGCTACGCGACCCATTGATTATCGCCGCAACCACCATCGGGTTCGGGGCCTTGCTCTGGTGGTCGGACGTCAAAGGCAAACGCATTCGCGACGAACACAGTTTAAGCTTCAAAGACATTCTCATCATCGGCTTTGCGCAGGCTTTGGCACTGATTCCCGGCACCTCGCGCTCCGGCATCACCATCACCGCCGCACTGATGGTCGGCCTGACACGTGAAGCGGCCGCCCGTTTCTCCTTCCTATTGTCCATTCCGATTATCCTCGGCGCCGGTCTGTTAAAACTAAAAGACCTTCTCGACAGCGCCCACCACGTACAGTGGGATGCCATGATCGGCGGCGTCATCTTGTCCGGCCTGACGGCTTACGCCGTGATTGCACTCTTCCTGAAATGGATTAATTCCATCGGCATGGCCCCCTTCGCCTGGTACCGCTTCATTCTCGGCGCGGTATTGATTGCGCTGTTTATTTAA